One window from the genome of Tolypothrix sp. NIES-4075 encodes:
- a CDS encoding methyltransferase domain-containing protein: MKLSISFFSWRSWHLGGSFSNFSSHPTYASLQNSNFMQSITNPEYWEQRYQEKSDRWDIKQAAPPFATLLQSTTAPPPGRIAVLGCGRGYDALLFAAHQFEVIGFDFAESAITEAIALAEASQSSAKFLQRNIFDLPAEYENYFDYVLEHTCFCAIEPAQRRAYVQLTKSILKPQGQLIGLFLTHNRPGGPPFGMTPEEIRHYFQTDFQIHSLIPVTNSIPERQGEEHLGRFSVVKN; this comes from the coding sequence GTGAAACTCTCCATATCTTTCTTCTCTTGGCGATCTTGGCATCTTGGCGGTTCGTTTTCTAATTTTTCTTCACATCCCACTTATGCATCTTTACAAAATAGCAACTTTATGCAATCAATAACTAACCCCGAATATTGGGAACAGCGCTATCAAGAGAAAAGCGATCGCTGGGATATAAAACAAGCTGCACCACCTTTCGCGACTCTTTTACAATCGACAACAGCACCTCCTCCCGGTCGAATTGCAGTGTTAGGCTGTGGTCGCGGTTATGATGCTTTGCTATTTGCCGCACATCAATTTGAAGTTATCGGATTTGACTTTGCAGAATCGGCAATTACCGAAGCGATCGCTTTAGCTGAAGCTTCTCAAAGTTCCGCTAAATTCCTACAGCGAAACATTTTTGATTTACCAGCAGAATATGAAAATTATTTCGATTACGTACTCGAACACACTTGCTTTTGTGCCATCGAACCAGCACAGCGTCGAGCTTACGTGCAACTGACCAAATCAATTTTAAAACCGCAAGGACAACTAATTGGGTTATTTTTAACACATAATCGTCCCGGTGGTCCTCCCTTTGGAATGACTCCAGAGGAAATTCGCCACTACTTTCAGACAGATTTTCAAATTCATTCTTTGATACCAGTAACGAATTCGATACCCGAACGTCAGGGAGAAGAACATCTAGGACGATTTAGCGTCGTCAAAAATTAA
- a CDS encoding MFS transporter, which produces MNDSDDNAYSQPAETEKLNVSTKLAFGAGDLGTAIAAMIGISYLSPFLTDVAGLNPNLAGQTQLVGKVWDAVNDPMVGVLSDRTQSKQGRRYPWMIWGAVPFGIFFFLQWIVPHFSNNENANQWGLFWYYTAISILFNAFYTIVNLPYTALTAELTQDYDERTSLNSYRFSFSIGGSILALIIGLVISLLVPSDRRQQYLLLGAICAIISVLPVYWCVWGTKKRAQAVAKLHPETEQSVSIPILQQLKIAFTNRPFLFVVGIYLCSWLAVQLTAGIIPYYVTSWMRLPQWHISLVLLAVQGTAMAMLFVWNAVSRRYGKQAVYFMGMSLWIIAQGGLFFVQPGQVVLMYVLAVMAGFGVSTAYLVPWSMLPDVIELDELNTGQRREGIFYSFIVFVQKICLGIAVNIVLQRLGTAGYIKPTTQIAIPIQPNSVLDVIRFSIGPIPAIALICGLILAYFYPLTREVHAEILLKLKQRKEK; this is translated from the coding sequence ATGAACGATTCTGACGATAATGCCTATTCTCAACCTGCGGAAACGGAAAAGCTAAACGTAAGTACCAAACTCGCTTTTGGTGCGGGGGATTTGGGGACAGCGATCGCAGCGATGATTGGCATTTCTTATTTATCGCCTTTTTTAACGGATGTAGCTGGCTTAAATCCCAATTTAGCCGGACAAACTCAATTAGTCGGTAAAGTGTGGGATGCTGTCAACGATCCGATGGTGGGAGTGTTGAGCGATCGCACTCAAAGCAAGCAGGGAAGACGTTATCCTTGGATGATTTGGGGAGCAGTTCCCTTTGGAATTTTCTTCTTTTTGCAGTGGATTGTACCACACTTTAGTAATAACGAAAATGCCAATCAGTGGGGTTTATTTTGGTATTACACTGCTATATCGATTTTATTTAATGCCTTTTATACAATTGTTAATTTACCATATACCGCCCTCACAGCAGAACTAACCCAAGACTACGACGAACGCACCAGTTTGAACAGTTATCGCTTTTCCTTTTCGATTGGCGGTAGTATTCTTGCCTTAATTATCGGTTTAGTTATTTCTTTACTTGTTCCAAGCGATCGCCGCCAACAGTATCTTTTATTAGGAGCAATTTGTGCAATCATCTCAGTTTTGCCCGTATACTGGTGTGTTTGGGGAACTAAAAAACGCGCTCAAGCTGTCGCCAAATTACATCCAGAAACTGAGCAAAGTGTATCTATACCGATATTGCAGCAACTGAAAATTGCTTTTACCAATCGTCCTTTCTTATTCGTAGTCGGTATTTATTTATGTTCTTGGTTAGCTGTACAACTGACTGCGGGGATTATACCTTATTATGTCACCAGTTGGATGCGTCTTCCCCAATGGCACATTAGCTTAGTACTTTTGGCAGTGCAAGGAACCGCGATGGCTATGCTATTTGTTTGGAATGCTGTCAGTCGGCGTTACGGCAAACAAGCTGTATACTTTATGGGAATGAGTTTGTGGATTATCGCCCAAGGTGGACTGTTTTTCGTACAACCCGGTCAAGTTGTATTGATGTACGTTTTAGCAGTCATGGCAGGTTTTGGAGTATCTACAGCTTATCTTGTTCCTTGGTCGATGTTACCTGATGTAATTGAACTTGATGAATTAAACACAGGACAGCGACGTGAAGGCATTTTTTATAGTTTCATCGTATTTGTACAAAAAATCTGTTTAGGAATTGCCGTTAACATCGTACTACAAAGACTGGGAACAGCAGGATATATTAAACCCACAACTCAAATTGCCATACCAATTCAACCAAACTCAGTATTAGACGTCATTCGCTTTTCCATTGGTCCCATCCCAGCGATCGCCTTAATTTGTGGCTTGATATTAGCTTATTTTTATCCACTTACCCGCGAAGTACACGCAGAAATTTTGCTCAAACTCAAACAACGTAAAGAGAAGTAG
- a CDS encoding phosphoribosyltransferase: MPDLYVSWSDYHQKIEQLAAQIYQSGWEFNQIVCLARGGLRIGDIISRIYDQPLAILATSSYSGSGKQERGNLIFSRYITMTSEKLGSRILLVDDLVDSGVTLQETIPWLKENNEFPIEEIRTAVLWYKACSVMVPDYYVDYLADNPWIHQPFEHYEHMKPAELAEKVRGRDAINRVSSIKGTG, from the coding sequence ATGCCAGACCTTTACGTTTCTTGGTCAGATTATCACCAGAAAATTGAACAACTGGCTGCTCAGATTTATCAATCTGGTTGGGAATTTAACCAGATTGTCTGCCTTGCCAGAGGCGGACTCAGGATAGGAGATATAATTTCCCGTATATACGACCAGCCATTAGCAATATTAGCCACATCATCTTACAGTGGTTCTGGCAAGCAAGAAAGAGGCAATTTAATTTTCTCGCGCTACATCACGATGACTAGCGAAAAGTTAGGTTCGCGAATTCTCTTAGTAGATGATTTGGTAGATTCAGGTGTGACGCTGCAAGAAACTATTCCTTGGTTAAAGGAAAATAATGAGTTTCCCATTGAGGAAATCCGCACCGCTGTACTTTGGTATAAAGCGTGTTCCGTGATGGTTCCCGATTACTACGTCGATTATTTAGCAGATAATCCCTGGATTCATCAACCCTTTGAGCATTACGAACACATGAAGCCGGCGGAACTTGCGGAAAAGGTCAGAGGAAGAGACGCGATTAATCGCGTCTCTTCTATAAAAGGCACGGGGTAA
- a CDS encoding type II toxin-antitoxin system RelE/ParE family toxin, with the protein MKQYSVIFSPRAEQQLGSLYVYIADRGGEERAERYISGIIAFCQGLSTFPERGTKRDDLRPDLRVIGYAKRVTIAFSVKDDRVIIHGVFNRGQDYDSIMQEEEL; encoded by the coding sequence ATCAAACAATACAGCGTCATCTTCTCACCACGGGCAGAGCAACAACTCGGCAGTCTCTACGTTTATATCGCCGACCGTGGGGGAGAGGAGCGGGCAGAGCGTTACATCAGCGGCATCATTGCCTTTTGCCAAGGTCTTTCCACCTTCCCAGAACGCGGAACCAAACGTGATGACCTGCGACCGGATTTGCGGGTTATTGGGTATGCCAAACGTGTCACCATCGCCTTTTCCGTGAAAGATGACCGGGTGATCATCCACGGTGTTTTTAACAGAGGGCAGGATTACGATTCTATCATGCAAGAGGAGGAGTTATAA
- a CDS encoding ribbon-helix-helix domain-containing protein: MRTTQALTITLPHDMLEMVKAKVTRGEYATESEVIRDGLRTLQARDAAVEKWLREEVVKSYDECEADATLGVPAEQIMARIRSGYHKRTTAEQS; the protein is encoded by the coding sequence ATGAGAACGACACAGGCACTCACGATCACCTTGCCTCATGACATGCTGGAAATGGTCAAGGCTAAAGTCACTAGGGGCGAGTATGCTACGGAAAGTGAAGTTATCCGGGACGGTCTGCGTACCCTCCAGGCGCGTGATGCTGCTGTTGAAAAGTGGCTGCGCGAAGAAGTTGTCAAAAGCTATGACGAATGTGAAGCTGATGCAACGCTGGGTGTCCCCGCAGAGCAGATCATGGCGCGTATCCGCTCTGGGTATCACAAGCGGACTACCGCAGAGCAGAGCTAG
- a CDS encoding CHAT domain-containing tetratricopeptide repeat protein has protein sequence MSRFSRKKAKTQGSIKLVSWSITAALTLGLLVSIPKEVTGQSQPPPSAQQSAELEEAKRLNEQVFQLYKEGKYSQAIPIAERALEIREKVLGKEHPSVATSLNNLAELYREQGSYEKAEPLYVRSLAISEKVDGKEHPSVATSLNNLALLYQAQGSYEKAEPLFVRSLFIREKALGKEHMNVATSLNNLASLYQVLGSYEKAEPLFVRSLFIREKVLGKEHPDVATSLNNLASLYQAQGSYEKAEPLFVRSLFIREKALGKEHPLVAQSLNNLAGLYQKQGSYEKAEPLFVRSLAIREKVLGKEHPLVATSLNNLALLYQAQGSYEKAEPLFVRSLMIREKALGKEHPDVASSLNNLAALYYAQGSYEKAEPLYLRALAIFEKVLGKEHPSVAISLTNLSLLYESQNDITRATDFFRRGLAVQEHNLDLIFAVGSEQRKQHYARTFAGTTNGIISLSLQQAGKNPTVASLALTTVLRRKGIVLDAVTYNIQTLRSQLANQPETKKLFDNWLNVNQQLSALVYSGQGKQSATEYKAQFKQLETEKEGLEEAISTKSGEFRTATQPVELAAIQTQIPKDAALIEIVRYQPFNLKAKSDAEKLGKPRYAAAVLRSSGEPKWVDLGDAATINKSIASLREALKDTRLPVKQLARKLDEQVMAPIRPLLGDARHLLLSPDGQLTLIPFEALKDEQNKYLIQRYAFSYLTSGRDLLRFQLPAKSRSNPVVFANIDYDQQEIATASAMRGSENRRSADLASLQFDSLGNTLEEANKIKGIFPDTKIISGKQATEAVIKQLQAPSILHLATHGFFVPDQQDNMETRLIASLRLENPLLRSGLALAGINNRTKALSNTNDGVLTALEVAGLNLRGTQLVVLSACETGLGDVKVGDGLYGLRRALVIAGSQSQVLSLWIVDDAGTKDLMVKYYQNLKAGKGRHEALREAQMELLKTPGYEHPYYWASFVPSGDWSAFKK, from the coding sequence ATGTCTAGATTCTCCCGGAAAAAAGCCAAAACACAAGGTTCCATCAAGTTGGTATCTTGGTCAATTACAGCAGCACTGACATTAGGGCTGCTAGTAAGTATACCAAAAGAGGTGACAGGACAATCTCAGCCCCCACCGTCAGCACAACAGTCAGCAGAGTTGGAAGAAGCCAAGCGACTGAATGAACAAGTCTTCCAGTTGTATAAAGAAGGTAAATACAGTCAAGCCATCCCCATAGCAGAACGCGCACTAGAAATTAGAGAGAAAGTACTGGGCAAAGAACATCCATCGGTCGCAACTAGCCTGAATAATTTGGCAGAACTATACCGAGAACAAGGGAGCTATGAAAAAGCTGAACCTCTGTATGTGCGATCACTGGCAATAAGCGAGAAAGTAGATGGCAAAGAACATCCATCGGTCGCAACTAGCCTGAATAATTTGGCACTACTGTACCAAGCACAGGGGAGCTATGAAAAAGCTGAACCTCTGTTTGTGCGATCACTCTTCATTAGAGAGAAAGCACTCGGTAAAGAACACATGAATGTCGCAACTAGCCTGAATAATTTGGCTTCCCTGTACCAAGTACTGGGGAGCTATGAAAAAGCTGAACCTCTGTTTGTGCGATCACTCTTCATTAGAGAGAAAGTACTGGGCAAAGAACATCCGGATGTTGCTACTAGTCTGAACAATTTGGCTTCCCTGTACCAAGCTCAGGGGAGTTATGAAAAAGCTGAACCTCTGTTTGTGCGATCACTCTTCATTAGAGAGAAAGCACTCGGTAAAGAACATCCTCTTGTCGCACAAAGCCTGAACAATTTAGCAGGACTATACCAAAAACAGGGCAGCTATGAAAAAGCTGAACCTCTGTTTGTGCGATCGCTCGCAATTAGAGAGAAAGTACTCGGCAAAGAACATCCTCTTGTCGCAACTAGCCTGAACAATTTGGCACTACTGTACCAAGCACAGGGGAGCTATGAAAAAGCTGAACCTTTGTTTGTGCGATCGCTGATGATTAGAGAGAAAGCACTGGGCAAAGAACATCCGGATGTCGCTTCTAGCCTGAACAATTTAGCAGCACTGTATTATGCACAAGGGAGTTATGAAAAAGCTGAACCTCTGTATTTGCGAGCGCTGGCAATTTTTGAGAAAGTACTGGGTAAAGAACATCCATCGGTCGCAATTAGCCTGACCAATTTGTCATTACTGTACGAATCACAAAATGACATCACCCGTGCCACTGATTTCTTTCGTCGTGGGCTAGCAGTTCAAGAACATAATCTTGACCTCATCTTTGCTGTAGGTTCAGAGCAAAGAAAACAACACTACGCCAGAACTTTTGCAGGGACGACTAATGGTATCATTTCTCTATCCCTTCAACAAGCTGGCAAAAACCCCACGGTCGCAAGTTTAGCACTGACCACAGTACTTCGTCGCAAAGGAATTGTACTTGATGCCGTTACATATAACATACAAACGTTAAGAAGTCAACTAGCAAATCAACCAGAAACAAAAAAATTATTTGATAATTGGTTGAATGTTAATCAGCAACTATCAGCATTAGTATATAGCGGACAAGGAAAGCAGAGTGCGACTGAATATAAAGCTCAATTTAAGCAACTAGAAACAGAAAAAGAAGGCTTAGAAGAAGCTATTAGCACCAAAAGCGGAGAATTTCGCACCGCAACCCAACCAGTAGAGTTAGCAGCCATCCAAACTCAGATTCCCAAAGATGCAGCACTCATAGAAATCGTGCGGTATCAGCCATTTAATCTCAAAGCTAAATCGGATGCTGAAAAATTGGGTAAACCGCGTTATGCTGCTGCGGTGCTGCGTTCATCAGGTGAACCAAAGTGGGTTGATTTGGGAGATGCTGCAACTATAAACAAGTCTATTGCGAGTTTGCGAGAAGCTTTGAAAGATACAAGACTTCCAGTTAAGCAACTTGCTCGCAAATTAGATGAGCAAGTTATGGCTCCGATTCGTCCATTGTTAGGCGATGCACGTCACTTGCTATTATCACCAGATGGACAATTAACACTAATTCCCTTTGAAGCGCTCAAAGACGAGCAAAATAAATATTTAATTCAACGTTACGCTTTCTCTTATCTTACCAGTGGGCGGGATTTATTACGCTTTCAATTACCAGCTAAAAGCCGTTCAAATCCCGTAGTATTTGCAAATATTGATTACGACCAACAAGAAATAGCCACAGCGTCTGCTATGCGTGGTTCAGAAAATCGACGTTCCGCTGATTTAGCTTCCTTACAATTTGACTCACTTGGTAACACTTTAGAAGAAGCAAATAAAATAAAAGGGATTTTTCCAGATACAAAAATCATTTCTGGTAAGCAAGCGACGGAAGCTGTTATTAAACAACTTCAAGCTCCGAGTATATTACATTTAGCAACTCACGGTTTCTTTGTTCCCGACCAACAAGATAATATGGAGACGCGATTAATCGCGTCACTACGTCTCGAAAATCCCTTGTTGCGTTCGGGTTTAGCTTTAGCTGGTATTAACAATCGCACTAAAGCTTTATCAAATACTAACGATGGTGTTCTCACCGCTTTGGAAGTTGCCGGATTAAATTTACGGGGGACGCAGTTAGTAGTACTTTCTGCTTGTGAAACTGGGTTGGGTGATGTGAAAGTCGGAGATGGACTTTACGGTTTGCGTCGTGCTTTGGTTATTGCCGGTTCTCAAAGTCAAGTCTTGAGTTTATGGATTGTAGACGATGCTGGAACGAAAGATTTAATGGTGAAGTATTACCAAAATTTGAAAGCCGGTAAGGGGAGACATGAAGCTTTACGAGAAGCGCAGATGGAGTTGTTGAAAACACCTGGATATGAGCATCCTTATTATTGGGCAAGTTTTGTCCCTTCTGGTGATTGGAGTGCGTTTAAGAAATAG